The following coding sequences lie in one Metopolophium dirhodum isolate CAU chromosome 5, ASM1992520v1, whole genome shotgun sequence genomic window:
- the LOC132945288 gene encoding modular serine protease-like isoform X1 encodes MKVTYSWLIYSCLIFGTGIFCDRKLEKRQAVSSCSVNSEDTFHCSNGLCIESSAICDGHADCTDNSDETKDLCARHRCPSYAYQCKYGACVDKKSKCNGKNDCVDGSDENLPECRQGSISSTHSSGSSKCLEDQYKCTSGQCIDGTSTCDGTRDCKDGSDETSALCKTVRCQKYTFQCKYGACVSKESKCDGIRQCNDGSDEERCESNSNSPSSKPTTTRPVDITTKPTTETNTMNLCVLPTVDGVIYSYEGSTAILPHGSLVNHHLTVFENCEVGYHKAYPNGFRVCQSNGKWVTVSDKLCFKMCPPLISDSLDIKCTLNGKYANCSNLSIPDTVATPSCKPTHTVPNGQDETPLELHCQSNGLWNNQLYRCIPYCGKVYVGNKVLIDNGKKALVGTAPWNAGVYQLNKENFNYDLICGGSIIAPNLVVSAAHCFWQKGISNRILVNDGLYRIAVGKYARDLTVIDNDFTQILNVEIIYLNEGYFGPNGFHADDIAVIVLPNRVSISNGVSPVCVDWNSKYTIPNGAQGKIVGWGKTEKGLSSLILLEASLPYINHDSCRSLYTNGFETFVTVDKFCAGSALGQGVREGDSGAGLTFLHTSSYYLTGVVSVKDPNTNNSIAVFTDVKHHIQWIRELYNKHTSYFLAKQFVDSFKNVG; translated from the exons ATGAAGGTGACGTATTCCTGGTTAATATATTCATGTTTAATTTTTG gAACAGGCATTTTTTGTGACAGAAAACTAGAAAAACGACAAGCCGTATCATCTTGCTCAGT AAATTCCGAGGATACGTTTCATTGTTCAAATGGACTGTGTATAGAATCGTCAGCGATTTGTGATGGTCATGCTGATTGTACAGATAATTCAGATGAAACCAAAGATTTGTGTGCTAGACATAG ATGCCCGAGTTATGCATATCAATGTAAATATGGGGCTTGTGTGGATAAAAAATCCAAATGTAATGGAAAAAACGATTGTGTTGATGGCTCTGACGAAAACTTACCTGAATGTAGACAAGGTTCTATAAGCAGTACTCATAGCAGTGGATCATCAAAATGCCT cgaagaccaatacaaatgtacatctgGCCAATGCATTGATGGAACATCAACTTGCGATGGAACTCGAGATTGTAAGGACGGGTCTGATGAAACTTCAGCATTATGTAAAACAGTCCG gtGTCAAAAGTACACATTCCAGTGTAAATATGGGGCTTGTGTCAGTAAAGAGAGTAAATGTGATGGCATAAGACAGTGTAATGATGGATCTGATGAAGAACGATGTgaaagtaatagtaatagtccATCTTCAAAACCAACAACAACAAGACCTGTGGACATTACAACTAAACCAACAACGGAGACTAATACAAt gAATTTATGTGTTTTACCTACTGTCGACGGAGTAATATATTCTTATGAAGGTTCAACAGCAATTTTACCTCATGGGTCATTAGTTAACCATCACCTTACTGTTTTTGAGAACTGTGAAGTTGGATATCATAAAGCTTATCCCAATGGTTTTAGGGTTTGTCAGAGTAATGGAAAATGGGTAACAGTTTCTGATAAATTATGTTTCA aAATGTGTCCACCTCTAATATCAGATAGTTTAGATATTAAATGTACTCTTAATGGAAAGTATGCAAATTGCTCAAATCTATCGATACCTGACACAGTAGCAACACCATCATGTAAGCCTACACATACTGTACCAAATGGACAAGATGAGACTCCGCTTGAATTACATTGTCAGTCAAACGGATTATGGAATAATCAACTATATAGATGCATTCcat attGTGGTAAAGTATATGTTGGAAATAAAGTATTGATCGATAATGGTAAGAAAGCACTCGTTGGAACAGCACCTTGGAATGCAGGagtatatcaattaaataaagaGAATTTTAATTATGACTTGATATGTGGAGGTTCAATAATTGCTCCAAATTTAGTAGTTTCTG cgGCTCATTGTTTTTGGCAAAAAGGAATATCTAATAGAATATTAGTGAATGATGGTCTATACAGAATTGCTGTTGGAAAATATGCTAGAGATTTAACTGTAATTGACAATGACTTTACTCAAATACTGAAT gtAGAAATCATCTACTTAAATGAAGGTTATTTTGGACCTAATGGGTTCCATGCTGATGATATAGCTGTTATTGTGTTACCAAACCGAGTTTCTATTAGTAATGGTGTCTCACCTGTTTGTGTCGACTGGAATAGTAAATATACTATACCAAATGGAGCTCAAGGAAAg ATCGTTGGTTGGGGAAAAACTGAAAAGGGCTTATCAAGTCTCATTTTATTAGAAGCATCTTTACCATACATCAACCACGATTCTTGTCGAAGTTTGTATACAAACGGATTTGAAACATTTGTGACTGTTGATAAGTTTTGCGCTGGTTCTGCAttgg GACAAGGAGTTCGTGAAGGCGATAGTGGTGCAGGCTTAACGTTTTTACACACTAGTTCTTATTATTTAACCGGAGTAGTAAGTGTGAAAGATCCAAACACAAATAATTCAATTGCAGTTTTTACAGATGTTAAACACCATATTCAATGGATTCGTGAACTGTATAACAAACATACTTCTTAT tTTTTGGCGAAGCAATTTGTAGACAGTTTTAAAAACGTTGGGTGA
- the LOC132945288 gene encoding modular serine protease-like isoform X2 produces MKVTYSWLIYSCLIFGTGIFCDRKLEKRQAVSSCSVNSEDTFHCSNGLCIESSAICDGHADCTDNSDETKDLCARHRCPSYAYQCKYGACVDKKSKCNGKNDCVDGSDENLPECRQGSISSTHSSGSSKCLEDQYKCTSGQCIDGTSTCDGTRDCKDGSDETSALCKTVRCQKYTFQCKYGACVSKESKCDGIRQCNDGSDEERCESNSNSPSSKPTTTRPVDITTKPTTETNTMNLCVLPTVDGVIYSYEGSTAILPHGSLVNHHLTVFENCEVGYHKAYPNGFRVCQSNGKWVTVSDKLCFKMCPPLISDSLDIKCTLNGKYANCSNLSIPDTVATPSCKPTHTVPNGQDETPLELHCQSNGLWNNQLYRCIPYCGKVYVGNKVLIDNGKKALVGTAPWNAGVYQLNKENFNYDLICGGSIIAPNLVVSAAHCFWQKGISNRILVNDGLYRIAVGKYARDLTVIDNDFTQILNVEIIYLNEGYFGPNGFHADDIAVIVLPNRVSISNGVSPVCVDWNSKYTIPNGAQGKIVGWGKTEKGLSSLILLEASLPYINHDSCRSLYTNGFETFVTVDKFCAGSALGQGVREGDSGAGLTFLHTSSYYLTGVVSVKDPNTNNSIAVFTDVKHHIQWIRELYNKHTSYASDNISKSIRMVVT; encoded by the exons ATGAAGGTGACGTATTCCTGGTTAATATATTCATGTTTAATTTTTG gAACAGGCATTTTTTGTGACAGAAAACTAGAAAAACGACAAGCCGTATCATCTTGCTCAGT AAATTCCGAGGATACGTTTCATTGTTCAAATGGACTGTGTATAGAATCGTCAGCGATTTGTGATGGTCATGCTGATTGTACAGATAATTCAGATGAAACCAAAGATTTGTGTGCTAGACATAG ATGCCCGAGTTATGCATATCAATGTAAATATGGGGCTTGTGTGGATAAAAAATCCAAATGTAATGGAAAAAACGATTGTGTTGATGGCTCTGACGAAAACTTACCTGAATGTAGACAAGGTTCTATAAGCAGTACTCATAGCAGTGGATCATCAAAATGCCT cgaagaccaatacaaatgtacatctgGCCAATGCATTGATGGAACATCAACTTGCGATGGAACTCGAGATTGTAAGGACGGGTCTGATGAAACTTCAGCATTATGTAAAACAGTCCG gtGTCAAAAGTACACATTCCAGTGTAAATATGGGGCTTGTGTCAGTAAAGAGAGTAAATGTGATGGCATAAGACAGTGTAATGATGGATCTGATGAAGAACGATGTgaaagtaatagtaatagtccATCTTCAAAACCAACAACAACAAGACCTGTGGACATTACAACTAAACCAACAACGGAGACTAATACAAt gAATTTATGTGTTTTACCTACTGTCGACGGAGTAATATATTCTTATGAAGGTTCAACAGCAATTTTACCTCATGGGTCATTAGTTAACCATCACCTTACTGTTTTTGAGAACTGTGAAGTTGGATATCATAAAGCTTATCCCAATGGTTTTAGGGTTTGTCAGAGTAATGGAAAATGGGTAACAGTTTCTGATAAATTATGTTTCA aAATGTGTCCACCTCTAATATCAGATAGTTTAGATATTAAATGTACTCTTAATGGAAAGTATGCAAATTGCTCAAATCTATCGATACCTGACACAGTAGCAACACCATCATGTAAGCCTACACATACTGTACCAAATGGACAAGATGAGACTCCGCTTGAATTACATTGTCAGTCAAACGGATTATGGAATAATCAACTATATAGATGCATTCcat attGTGGTAAAGTATATGTTGGAAATAAAGTATTGATCGATAATGGTAAGAAAGCACTCGTTGGAACAGCACCTTGGAATGCAGGagtatatcaattaaataaagaGAATTTTAATTATGACTTGATATGTGGAGGTTCAATAATTGCTCCAAATTTAGTAGTTTCTG cgGCTCATTGTTTTTGGCAAAAAGGAATATCTAATAGAATATTAGTGAATGATGGTCTATACAGAATTGCTGTTGGAAAATATGCTAGAGATTTAACTGTAATTGACAATGACTTTACTCAAATACTGAAT gtAGAAATCATCTACTTAAATGAAGGTTATTTTGGACCTAATGGGTTCCATGCTGATGATATAGCTGTTATTGTGTTACCAAACCGAGTTTCTATTAGTAATGGTGTCTCACCTGTTTGTGTCGACTGGAATAGTAAATATACTATACCAAATGGAGCTCAAGGAAAg ATCGTTGGTTGGGGAAAAACTGAAAAGGGCTTATCAAGTCTCATTTTATTAGAAGCATCTTTACCATACATCAACCACGATTCTTGTCGAAGTTTGTATACAAACGGATTTGAAACATTTGTGACTGTTGATAAGTTTTGCGCTGGTTCTGCAttgg GACAAGGAGTTCGTGAAGGCGATAGTGGTGCAGGCTTAACGTTTTTACACACTAGTTCTTATTATTTAACCGGAGTAGTAAGTGTGAAAGATCCAAACACAAATAATTCAATTGCAGTTTTTACAGATGTTAAACACCATATTCAATGGATTCGTGAACTGTATAACAAACATACTTCTTATGCAAGTGACAATATATCTAAGTCCATTAGGATGGtggttacataa